In a single window of the Halobaculum lipolyticum genome:
- a CDS encoding radical SAM protein — translation MISKGCEQCSKGGKMVLFVYGYCDQRDCFYCPLGENRKNVTDVYANERLVESDEDVIEEAKRMSALGTSITGGEPQEAMEKTCRYLRLLKDEFGEDHHTHLYTGIPGGRENMRRLSEAGLDEIRFHPPVEQWGDLHGTEWEEILYIAREEGLTPAFEIPGIRAEEEFLEFLDEGAAEFCNVNEFEMSDGNYRRMQEQGFELQEGHMSAVEGSKEAILDVMGDHERVYFCTSVFKDAAQHRNRLKRMARNLRRPFDEVTDDGTLVYGKTYADPDLFEALDVPEEFYTVKSDHVEVAWWLLEEMIEEGDLDDGEVVEQYPTYDGTVVERTPLA, via the coding sequence ATGATCTCGAAGGGCTGTGAACAGTGCTCCAAGGGCGGGAAGATGGTGCTGTTCGTGTACGGCTACTGCGACCAGCGCGACTGCTTCTACTGTCCGCTCGGGGAGAACCGCAAGAACGTCACCGACGTGTACGCCAACGAGCGCCTCGTCGAGTCAGACGAGGACGTGATCGAGGAGGCCAAGCGGATGTCGGCGCTGGGCACCTCCATCACCGGCGGCGAACCGCAGGAGGCGATGGAGAAGACCTGTCGCTACCTCCGCCTCCTGAAAGACGAGTTCGGCGAGGACCACCACACCCACCTGTACACCGGCATCCCGGGCGGGCGCGAGAACATGCGTCGCCTGTCGGAGGCCGGACTCGACGAGATCCGCTTCCACCCGCCGGTCGAGCAGTGGGGGGACCTCCACGGCACCGAGTGGGAGGAGATCCTCTACATCGCCCGGGAGGAGGGGCTGACGCCCGCCTTCGAGATCCCCGGCATCCGCGCCGAGGAGGAGTTCCTGGAGTTCCTCGACGAGGGCGCCGCGGAGTTCTGCAACGTCAACGAGTTCGAGATGTCCGACGGCAACTACCGCCGGATGCAAGAACAGGGCTTCGAGTTGCAGGAGGGCCACATGTCCGCCGTCGAGGGGTCGAAGGAGGCCATCCTCGACGTGATGGGCGACCACGAGCGCGTCTACTTCTGTACCTCCGTGTTCAAAGACGCCGCCCAACACCGCAACCGCCTGAAGCGGATGGCGCGTAACCTCCGGCGCCCGTTCGACGAGGTGACCGACGACGGGACGCTCGTGTACGGGAAGACGTACGCCGACCCCGACCTGTTCGAGGCGCTCGACGTGCCCGAGGAGTTCTACACCGTCAAGTCCGACCACGTCGAGGTGGCGTGGTGGCTGCTGGAGGAGATGATCGAGGAGGGCGACCTCGACGACGGCGAGGTCGTCGAGCAGTACCCCACTTACGACGGGACGGTCGTCGAGCGGACGCCGCTGGCGTGA
- a CDS encoding DUF6517 family protein, producing the protein MPREARRRAVLRAAGGALALGATGATAGCLGVITGEASLELSAAVASVPESALAATGFEEYRVEPVEVTREFSAAGETREVVVTNQLAQYDESVTVFGERLRGAVFAVLSTPAVEVGDRTFNPVGDLDSRELAERLLARYDGIDDVRPGGEETVEILGTDATVGLFTAEATIAGGVAVQVTLHVAEAVRAGPDFVVAVGGYPSVLTDQDTDVRTMMRSIVHEEASA; encoded by the coding sequence ATGCCACGAGAGGCACGCAGACGGGCGGTGCTGCGGGCCGCTGGGGGAGCGCTGGCGCTGGGCGCGACGGGCGCCACTGCCGGCTGTCTCGGCGTGATCACCGGCGAGGCGTCGCTGGAACTGTCGGCGGCGGTCGCGTCGGTGCCGGAGTCGGCGCTCGCGGCGACGGGGTTCGAGGAGTACCGCGTCGAGCCGGTGGAGGTGACGCGCGAGTTCTCCGCGGCCGGCGAGACGCGCGAGGTGGTCGTCACCAACCAGTTGGCCCAGTACGACGAGTCAGTCACCGTGTTCGGCGAGCGCCTCCGCGGCGCCGTGTTCGCCGTGCTGTCGACGCCGGCCGTCGAGGTGGGCGACCGGACGTTCAACCCGGTCGGCGACCTCGACAGCCGCGAACTGGCCGAGCGACTGCTCGCTCGCTACGACGGGATCGACGACGTCCGCCCCGGCGGCGAGGAGACCGTCGAGATCCTCGGCACGGACGCGACCGTCGGGCTGTTCACCGCGGAGGCGACGATCGCCGGCGGAGTGGCCGTGCAGGTGACGCTCCACGTCGCGGAGGCGGTGCGGGCCGGTCCCGACTTCGTCGTCGCGGTCGGGGGGTATCCGAGCGTGTTGACCGACCAAGACACCGACGTCCGGACCATGATGCGGTCGATCGTCCACGAGGAGGCGTCGGCGTGA